In Aegilops tauschii subsp. strangulata cultivar AL8/78 chromosome 3, Aet v6.0, whole genome shotgun sequence, one genomic interval encodes:
- the LOC109783117 gene encoding probable metal-nicotianamine transporter YSL18: MEPIGDPREGPSTERAFEEQTIPPWTEQVTPRAVVASLVLGAAFSGVMMNLVFTSGIVPTLNITAGLLGFFLLKAWTRLLDKLGVFYEPFTRHENVVVQTCVVACASMTYSGGFGSYLLAMDHRTAEKINTGEVHGRNVSEPTLPRIMAFYFLISFVGILAIIPMRKTMIIRHRLTFPSGSATAHLINSFHTPYGAMQAKKQVSLMIQSCLGSFFVSIFQWFYSGGPHCGMTFFPSFGLAAFNRGFYLNLNGTYVGVGMISPYLINISMLVGAIVSWGFMWPYIETKEGSWYAADLQEGSLRGINGYKVFGAIGMILGDGIFQLVVIMVRTLQTMRHHQLEAAEALRSFSDANAVPRNVLSFDDRRRTQVFLREHVPGTLAMGGYAALALLSTVAIPHLYGQVRHYHVATAYVFAPLLAFCNAYGTGVAETNFAAQYSKLVILLFASWIGYGNGGVVGSLVICGVVSSVVSTASDFMSDFKTGYLTLTSPRALFVSQVIGTGIGCVVNPAVFTVFHHFYEEAGNKIYQVPLAKIYRAIAVVGVGDLDLPRHCLSMSVGFFVLALAVCALREAAAHYKWRARNFIPSVTGMAMSFLLVPAVAIDMCVGSLVLYLWTRSDRDGAQAFGPVLASGLICGDGLFSIPYALLARYGVTPPICIRFVAREQNDKLDAYLATVLEKSR, from the exons ATGGAGCCGATCGGCGACCCGCGGGAGGGGCCGTCGACGGAGCGCGCGTTCGAGGAGCAGACCATCCCGCCATGGACGGAGCAGGTGACGCCGCGCGCCGTGGTGGCGAGCCTGGTCCTGGGCGCGGCCTTCAGCGGCGTCATGATGAACCTGGTGTTCACGTCGGGGATCGTCCCCACGCTGAACATCACCGCCGGCCTGCTGGGGTTCTTCCTCCTCAAGGCGTGGACGCGCCTGCTCGACAAGCTCGGCGTGTTCTACGAGCCCTTCACCCGCCACGAGAACGTCGTCGTCCAGACCTGCGTCGTCGCCTGCGCCAGCATGACCTACAGCG GAGGGTTCGGGTCGTACCTGCTCGCCATGGACCATAGGACGGCGGAGAAGATCAACACCGGCGAGGTCCACGGCAGAAACGTCAGCGAGCCGACGCTACCCCGGATTATGGCCTTCTACTTTCTCATCAGCTTCGTCGGAATTCTCGCCATTATCCCCATGAGGAAG ACGATGATCATCCGCCACCGGCTGACGTTCCCGAGCGGCTCAGCTACGGCTCACCTCATCAACAGCTTCCACACCCCTTACGGAGCCATGCAAGCAAA GAAGCAAGTGTCTCTGATGATCCAGTCGTGCCTGGGAAGCTTTTTCGTGTCCATCTTCCAATGGTTTTACTCCGGCGGACCGCATTGTGGCATGACCTTCTTCCCTTCATTTGGGCTTGCCGCCTTCAATCGCGG CTTCTACCTCAATTTGAACGGAACATACGTCGGCGTCGGGATGATCAGCCCTTACCTGATAAACATCTCGATGCTGGTCGGGGCCATCGTCTCCTGGGGATTCATGTGGCCCTACATCGAAACCAAAGAGGGGAGCTGGTACGCCGCCGATCTCCAGGAAGGCAGCTTGCGTGGCATCAACGGCTACAAG GTGTTTGGCGCCATAGGCATGATCCTGGGCGACGGCATCTTCCAGCTGGTGGTGATCATGGTGAGGACCCTGCAGACGATGCGGCACCACCagctggaggcggcggaggcgctGCGGTCCTTCTCCGACGCCAACGCGGTGCCGCGCAACGTGCTCAGCTTCGACGACCGGCGCCGGACGCAGGTGTTCCTCCGGGAGCACGTCCCGGGCACCCTCGCCATGGGCGGCTACGCGGCCCTGGCGCTGCTGTCCACCGTCGCCATCCCGCACCTCTACGGCCAGGTGCGGCACTACCACGTGGCGACGGCGTACGTGTTCGCGCCGCTGCTGGCCTTCTGCAACGCCTACGGCACGGGCGTGGCCGAGACCAACTTCGCGGCGCAGTACAGCAAGCTGGTGATCCTGCTGTTCGCGTCGTGGATCGGGTACGGCAACGGCGGGGTGGTGGGGAGCCTCGTCATCTGCGGCGTCGTCTCGTCCGTCGTATCCACCGCCTCCGACTTCATGTCGGACTTCAAGACCGGGTACCTGACGCTCACCTCGCCGCGCGCGCTCTTCGTGAGCCAGGTCATCGGGACCGGCATCGGCTGCGTCGTCAACCCGGCCGTGTTCACCGTGTTCCACCACTTCTACGAGGAGGCCGGGAACAAGATCTACCAGGTGCCGCTGGCCAAGATCTACCGGGCCATCGCCGTGGTCGGCGTCGGCGACCTGGACCTGCCCCGGCACTGCCTGAGCATGAGCGTGGGCTTCTTCGTGCTGGCGCTGGCGGTGTGCGCgctgcgggaggcggcggcgcactACAAGTGGCGCGCAAGGAACTTCATCCCGAGCGTCACCGGCATGGCCATGTCGTTCCTGCTGGTGCCGGCGGTGGCCATCGACATGTGCGTCGGCAGCCTGGTGCTCTACCTGTGGACCAGGTCGGACAGGGACGGCGCGCAGGCGTTCGGGCCGGTGCTCGCGTCCGGGCTCATCTGCGGCGACGGGCTCTTCTCCATCCCCTACGCGCTGCTCGCCAGGTACGGCGTCACGCCGCCCATCTGCATCAGGTTCGTCGCCAGGGAGCAGAACGACAAGCTGGACGCCTACCTGGCCACTGTACTTGAGAAGTCCCGATGA
- the LOC109783116 gene encoding uncharacterized protein, translated as MAIAADSTAEQAPNPAPHEPSDEPRKAPDQPDRGEDNGVDFDEEEDDAEELDGPPAYKEKVKAVFRRLHAEPVGIRVHDVIIRGNFKTRGSLIEAEVADLLRSAGTVQGLVRASSHANALLRRLDVFDSVSITLGAGPPEFPGTAIVTIQVVEAARPYNRGIFFFPKKEVISWPVEGWFMLKNLFGYGDMWNVSGEYGWDQSSKIDIGVYLPRLKSIPTPLTARASILSEDWLKFSSYKQRLLGLKFGLLSTWHHNLSYDLAWRTLTDPSQMASESIRRQLGHNLLSALSYAYKIDKRDSEFRPTKGYAFVSTSQVGGLWKNGLRFFRQEFDGRGAVPLGFCNAALNVGISAGVILPLSRGFMELSSPVPDRFYLGGLSSPVCSLGVISSLLGFKTRGVGPSEPRRSVPGESDAAASTGRDYLGGDLAVSAFADLSFDLPLKLFRDNGIHGHAFLCAGNLAKLSEGEFKNFSFPEFRRTFRSSAGVGIVFPTSLFRIELNYCHILKKHEHDHGKSGIQFSFSLE; from the exons ATGGCGATCGCCGCGGATTCCACCGCCGAGCAAGCCCCGAACCCTGCTCCCCACGAGCCTTCGGACGAGCCCCGCAAGGCTCCCGACCAGCCCGACCGTGGCGAGGACAATGGGGTCGACttcgacgaggaggaggacgatgcaGAGGAGCTGGACGGGCCGCCGGCGTACAAGGAGAAGGTGAAGGCCGTCTTCCGTCGCCTGCACGCCGAGCCCGTCGGCATCCGCGTCCACGACGTCATCATCAGGGGCAATTTCAAGACCCGCGGCTCCCTCATCGAGGCGGAGGTCGCCGACCTGCTCCGCTCTGCCGGCACCGTGCAGGGCCTGGTGCGCGCCTCCAGCCATGCCAACGCGCTGCTGCGCCGCCTCGACGTGTTCGACTCCGTCTCCATCACCCTCGGCGCAGGCCCGCCCGAGTTCCCCGGTACTGCAATCGTCACCATCCAAGTCGTGGAGGCGGCCAGACCCTACAATCGTGgcatcttcttcttccccaagaaAGAG GTAATATCATGGCCAGTTGAAGGATGGTTCATGTTGAAGAACCTATTTGGTTATGGGGACATGTGGAATGTTTCAGGAGAATATGGTTGGGATCAGTCATCAAAGATAGACATTGGAGTGTACCTGCCAAGATTGAAATCAATACCAACACCTTTGACGGCTCGGGCATCAATCCTTTCCGAAGATTGGCTGAAGTTTTCATCATACAAGCAGCGTCTTCTTGGCCTTAAGTTTGGTTTGCTTTCAACCTGGCACCATAACTTGTCTTACGATCTGGCATGGCGTACCTTAACTGATCCCTCACAAATGGCATCAGAATCCATAAGGAGGCAGTTAGGACATAATCTGCTTTCTGCACTGAGTTATGCATATAAAATAGATAAAAGAGATTCAGAATTCCGGCCAACAAAAGGATATGCATTTGTCTCAACTTCTCAAGTTGGCGGTCTATGGAAAAATGGGCTAAGATTCTTCCGCCAG GAGTTTGATGGTCGCGGCGCTGTTCCACTCGGTTTTTGCAATGCTGCCCTTAATGTTGGCATATCAGCAGGGGTGATTCTACCTTTGAGCAGAGGATTTATGGAATTGTCTTCACCTGTCCCTGATAGATTTTACCTTGGAGGTCTTTCTTCCCCTGTATGCAGCCTTGGTGTGATATCATCTCTGTTGGGTTTCAAAACAAGAGGAGTTGGCCCATCCGAACCACGGAGATCTGTCCCAGGCGAGTCAGACGCTGCTGCCTCTACAGGGAGGGATTACTTGGGAGGCGATCTTGCTGTTTCTGCATTTGCTGATCTATCCTTTGATTTGCCCCTAAAGCTGTTCAGAGATAATGGAATTCATGGTCATGCATTTCTTTGTGCTGGAAATCTTGCCAAGTTATCTGAGGGTGAGTTTAAGAATTTCTCATTCCCTGAGTTTCGGCGCACATTCAGAAGCTCTGCTGGTGTTGGCATTGTCTTTCCAACCTCACTTTTCCGGATCGAG TTAAATTACTGCCATATCTTGAAGAAACATGAACATGATCATGGAAAGAGTGGAATTCAGTTCAGCTTCTCCTTGGAGTAG